Below is a window of Desulfoplanes formicivorans DNA.
GGCCCTGATCCTGGAACAGAGCCCCCATCCCCTGCGCATTGCCCTGGCCGCACCAACGGGCAAGGCGGCCGCACGCCTTGGGGATTCCCTGCAGGGCGCAGGAAAACGGCTGCACCTGCCAGAGGGTGTGGGCGCACGCATGCCCACAGCGGCCGTGACTCTGCATCGTCTTTTGGGATGGGTTTCCGGAAGTCCGGAGTTCCGGCACAATCGGGACAACCCCTTGAATGTGGATCTGCTGGTGCTGGACGAGGTGTCCATGGTGGATCTTCCCCTTATGGCCAAGACCGTTCGGGCATTGCCGGATCATGCCCGGCTCATTCTTCTGGGCGACAGGGATCAGCTCGCCTCGGTGGAAGCCGGAGCCGTGCTCGGGGATATCTGCGGTCAGGATCGGCTGGAAGTGTTTTCCTTGTCCTTTGTCCGGGACTATGCCCAAACCGTTGGTGCAGAGGACAATCCTGACGAACCGCTGCCCGAATCAGGACCGGAACGGGGGTTGCTGGATACGGTGGTTCCCCTGACAAAAAGCTATCGATTTCGGGAGGACAGTGGCATCAAGGCCTTGAGTCTTGCCATACGCCATGGTGACGGCGCCAGAGCACTGGAGATCCTTCATGCCGGATTGCCGGATATTTCCTGGATCAACACGCAAACCGTTCGCGATCCTGCATCCGTTGTCACTTCGGTGATTCAGGAAGGCTATGTTCCTGCCTATGTCAGCCGCGAGGTCAAGACCCGTTATGACCTTTTGCAACGATTCAGGATCCTTTCCCCTGTGCATGACGGTGCACGCGGGACCGTCATGCTGAACAAGCTTGTGGGCGACATTCTCCAGGCCCAGGGCGTTATGCAACGCCATGCTCTCTGGCCGGAAGGACTCCTGGTCATGGTTTCGGTCAATGATTACGGGGTTCGTCTGTACAACGGGGATATCGGCCTGGTGGCCCTTGATGCCAAGGGGCGCCCGCATATCCATTTCCCCGACCAGGAACAGGACAGCATGCGTTCCATTGCTCCGGTCCGCCTGCCTGCTCATGAACCCGCCTTTGCCATGACCGTGCACAAGAGCCAGGGTTCGGAGTTTGATCATGTCCTGCTTGTCCTTCCCGATGCCGACAGCCCTGTTTTGACACGGGAACTCCTGTACACGGCCATTACCCGGGCCAGGGAAAAGGTTACTCTGGTGGGTGACCCGGAGATGATTGTCCGGGCCGTGGGGCGCAGAATCCAACGGGGGTCGGGACTTGGGCGCAGACTGCTCGCCAGGGGGTGAGTATTGGCGGGTGATCCATCTGCCTGGCATTCTTGACACACCCTTTACCCTTGCCTAGACAAACGTATTTTTGCCAGGGAATGGAAGGTCGAAGGCTGTCAGGTTGGCGTGCATATCTGCCCTGTGTCCCTGAAGGGCAACAGCCGCTTGGTCTGTTTTATCCGTTTTGCCGGGAGAGGGCCCTGGAGGCAATCTTCCGGTTTTTGGGGTTGTACATCTAACAGAGAGTTCTTTTATGCTGACATATGATGATCTTGCCGACAAAAAGGTGGCTGTAGCCGTTATCGGACTGGGCTATGTGGGCTTGCCCCTTGCCGTGGCTTTTGCCGAACATTTTGATGTTATTGGTTTTGATATCAACGAAGGACGTGTTGCCGAACTCAGGGCCGGCAGGGATCGTACCCTTGAAGTGGATAACGAGCGTCTGCAGCAGGCAGACATGGAGTTCACCTCGGATCCTGCAGCCATAGAACGGGCCGGAGTGATCGTGGTGGCCGTGCCCACCCCCATAGACAGGAATCGACGTCCCGACCTCACTCCGGTTGTGGGGGCCTCCACCGTGGTGGGAAAGCATCTGCGCCGGGGAAGCATTGTTGTGTACGAATCCACAGTGTATCCGGGTGTGACCGAAGAGGTGTGCGGGCCGATTCTGGAGAGGGAATCCGGTCTTGTGTGCGGCAAGGATTTTTTTCTGGGGTATTCGCCCGAGCGTATCAATCCGGGAGACAAGGTGCATACCTTGCAGACCATTACCAAGATCGTGGCCGGGCAGACTCCTGAAGTTGCCGATCTTCTGGGTGCGTTCTACGGGCGCGTGGTGGCTGCGGGGACTCACAGGGCTTCGTCCATCCGGGTGGCCGAGGCCGCCAAGGTCATTGAAAACACCCAGCGGGATCTGAACATCGCTCTCATGAACGAGCTGTCCCACATTTTTGCCATGATGGGCATTGATACCCTTGAAGTCCTGGAGGCCGCTGGAACCAAATGGAATTTTCTGCCGTTTCGGCCCGGACTTGTGGGGGGCCATTGCATCGGGGTGGACCCCTATTATCTGACCTTCAAGGCCGAGGAGCTCGGGTATCATCCCCAGGTCATTCTGTCGGGACGGCGAATCAACGATTCCATGGGTTCCTATGTTGCACAGACCATGATCAAAAAAATGATCCACTGCGGCTGTACCATCAAGGGGGCTCGTGTCGGTATCATGGGACTGACCTTCAAGGAGAATTGTCCTGACCTCAGAAATACCCGGGTGATCGATATTGTTGCCGAACTCCGGGAATTCGGGTGCGAGGTTGTGGTTCATGATCCCTATGCCGATGCCCTTGAGGCCAGAAGGGAGTACGGGATCGAAATGCAACCCTGGGAAACGTTCAGGGATCTGGATGGCCTGATCATTGCCGTGGCCCATGATGCGTACAAAAAGTACCGTCCTAAGGATCTTCTGTCCGTATTCCGGCCAAGGGAGAACAACGTGGTGGCGGATATCAAGGGCATGCTGGACCGTGACCAGGCCAAGGCGCATGGACTGACGGTATGGCGTTTGTAGTCCTGACAAATACATCACGCACAAGGGGCAGATGGTGGCGAACCATCTGCCCCTTGTGTTTATGTTCCATGGTCGTTGATGGGCATCTGCCGCGCGCCGGCAGGTTGTTCGGGTCCGGGTCCCTTGCCGGTGACGGCTCCTTACAGCCTCATGTGGCTGGCTCGCAGGGCCGGGAGGATCATGCCTGAGCCGGGGACCTTGTTTGCGTGTCAATGCGTTTGGGAGTAGAAAGCGTGTTTTCACCTGTTGTTGACCTTTCCCTTAACCGGAAGCGGATCATGATTCACCATAACGTACTTCAGACCCTTGGCAGGACGCCCCTTGTTCGCATCAACCGTCTCAACCCCAATCCCGGGGTGATCATTGCCGGAAAGATGGAAGTTGCCAATCCCGGGGGTTCCATCAAAGACCGGGTGGCCCTGGCCATGATCGAGGCCGCTGAAAAGCAGGGCATTCTGACCCGGGACAAGATCATCATCGAACCGACTTCCGGGAATACGGGCATTGGACTGGCCATGGTCTGCGCGGTCAAGGGGTACAGACTCATGCTGCTCATGCCGGAATCGGCCTCGGAGGAACGCAAGAAGATTCTGCGTGCCTATGGTGCCGATATCCGCCTGACTCCCGGGCACCTGGCTACTGACGGGGCCATTGAGGAAGCTTACCGGCTGGCCCGTGAAGAACCGGATACCTATGTGCTCATGGACCAGTACAACAATGCGGCCTGCATTGAGGCCCATTACCGGGGAACCGGTCAGGAAATCTGGGATCAGACCGATGGCCAGGTCACCCATGTGATCGCTTGTCTGGGCACTTCGGGCACGGCCATGGGTATCTGCAAGCGACTCAAGGAACTGAATTCGACCATTGAGGTCATTGCTGTGGAACCCTATGCCGGGCATCGCATCCAGGGGCTCAAAAACATGCAGGAGTCCTATCCACCAGGTATCTATGACAAACATGCCCTGGACCGTATCATTCATGTGGACGATGAGGATGCTTTTGCCATGTGTCGGGATTTGGCCCGCAAGGAAGGGCTTTTTGTGGGCATGAGCAGCGGTGCGGCCATGGCCGGTGCTGTTCAGGTGGCGCGTGATCTCACGTCCGGGCTGATGGTGTGTATCCTGCCGGATGGAGGGGATCGGTACTTGTCCACTCCGCTGTTCACACCGCCGGCAAAAACAGGCATGGGACTGTTGGATACCAGAACGCAATCCCTGGTGTATCCGGCAGCATCGAGCCGGGCACTGGGGCTGTTCACCTTTGGCCCCAGTCTGGAGCGGGTCACCGAGCTTGAGCCCTGGCGAAGGGTGGTCCTTTTGGATGTCATCCGCCGGTACACGGAGTTCAAGGGGGGACAAGCCCGTGCGGTTGTGGGCATTGCCGATTATGACGACAGGACCATTCTCGGGGCCAGGGAGTCCAAGGTTTCCCGGGAAGCGTTTACCCGCATGCGCATGCAGTCGGTGGCGGCAACAGCCCGGATGCTGGGGGTGGGGGAAGAGGCCGTGTTCGAACCGGCGAGCAACCATGTCCAGACCATGCTGGGCCTGTGCGAGAAACTGCTGGAAAAGGGTCTTGCCTACGAGAAGCTCAGGTCCGTGTATTTCGATATCATGCGAGACAAGGAGTACGGGGATCTGAGCTGCATTGACCTGAACAAGCTGAGCCTTGGCAAGACCGTGGATCTGACGGATTATGTCAAGGAGAATCCGCGTGATTTTACCCTGTTCAAAAGGGCCACCTTGCAGGATCTCAAGGAGGGAACCTGTCTGAAGACCAAGTGGGGCAATGTTCGGCCCTCCTGGTATTTGCAGATGGCCGGTATCGGGGTCGATCTGCTTGATGATATTGGTGTCTGCCTGGCCGGAACCAATCAGGTTTTTCCCCATCTGGAAAATCTGCGTTCCATCTGGGCGGTGGAACACAAGGCTGGGGTCAAGGCCTGGATGGTTTCCCATGGGGTGGATCGCAAGTCAGACGAGTTTTCCCTGTGCGATATGGAGGAATGTCTTGCCCTGGGCATTGAGCCGAGGGCCATCAGAATGTGGCTGCTGGCATCGTCCTATCACAAGCCCCTGACGGCCTCCCGGGACAATCTGGTCATGTGGCAGCGCAATTGGCGTCATGTCCAGGATCTGGTGGTCACCCTGTGGGCCGATAGCTTTGGAGACCATGGCGGGGTGAGCCAGGAGGTCAGACAGGCCCTGTTCGACCTCAAGCAGGGATTTGGAGATGCCTTTGACACGGATCTGGGGCTGCATCATTTCTGGCCGGAGCTGTTCAAATTCTGCAAGATGGTCAAGCAGCTGCATGCAGCTGGCGGTTTGAACCGTGCCGGAGCCCTGGCGTGCCGGGATCAGCTGGAGTCCATGGATAAGGTCTTGGGCATCGTGGATTACTCAGGGATTCCCTTGGGGGAAAGTGCCTACAGCGAGGCCATCCGGGAGTTGATCAACAAGCGGGCCCTGGCGCGCAGACAAAAGGATTTCAAGGCTGCCGACGCACTGCGCGACGAGATCGCAGCCGCTGGATTCCGTATCGTGGACACCCGGGACGGGGTGCGGGTGTATCGGCAGGATGCAGGATGAAGGGGGACCGACCCGGGTCCTGACGGATCATGCACAGGGCAGGCGGGATCTGTTCTGTTGCCCTGTCTGTGTCCGCCATTGCTTCTGCAGCAGCATGAGCCCTGCGTGCAGGTCCCTGCAGAAAGAATGCTTGCCGTGAAACCGGTTACTCCCGTATATAATCGAATCCGTCCGGGCCGCAGATGGACTTGAGGAGATTCAGGATTTTCTGGCACCGGTCCGCATCGTCTTCGGCCCGGGGAATGAAGGTGGGCCTGCCGTTTCTGCCAAAGGTGAATCGTCTGGGACAAACGCCGGGGTCCACATCGCCGAAGATGATTCTGGCCAGATCATATTCCTTGTGCGGGCCAAAGCCCAGATTCAGGGCAAAATGCACGCATTGGTCCACAAGCTTGCAACAGCATGCCGGGTGAATGGTCTCCAGGGGCGCTTGTTCATTGGTCTTGCGGATGCGCTCCTGGTACGTTGCTTCGTCCATGACATTGGCGTAGGCGGTGCGGACGCCAA
It encodes the following:
- the recD gene encoding exodeoxyribonuclease V subunit alpha, with amino-acid sequence MKQARAPFSFPDSVLLLQETGMFSPIDLHLASFVARLENKDDALLTLGTALLSRHTSQGNICLDLSRMDAALVRELRTHGIAWPDQATWLKRLGRALVVGRPGEDRPLILDGFRLYMKRYFDYETELASSLTRLARERITGIDMNRLGQGLNRYFPDTRQGGFWQKVAAFAAVTRRLCVISGGPGTGKTTTVAKILALILEQSPHPLRIALAAPTGKAAARLGDSLQGAGKRLHLPEGVGARMPTAAVTLHRLLGWVSGSPEFRHNRDNPLNVDLLVLDEVSMVDLPLMAKTVRALPDHARLILLGDRDQLASVEAGAVLGDICGQDRLEVFSLSFVRDYAQTVGAEDNPDEPLPESGPERGLLDTVVPLTKSYRFREDSGIKALSLAIRHGDGARALEILHAGLPDISWINTQTVRDPASVVTSVIQEGYVPAYVSREVKTRYDLLQRFRILSPVHDGARGTVMLNKLVGDILQAQGVMQRHALWPEGLLVMVSVNDYGVRLYNGDIGLVALDAKGRPHIHFPDQEQDSMRSIAPVRLPAHEPAFAMTVHKSQGSEFDHVLLVLPDADSPVLTRELLYTAITRAREKVTLVGDPEMIVRAVGRRIQRGSGLGRRLLARG
- a CDS encoding nucleotide sugar dehydrogenase, with the translated sequence MLTYDDLADKKVAVAVIGLGYVGLPLAVAFAEHFDVIGFDINEGRVAELRAGRDRTLEVDNERLQQADMEFTSDPAAIERAGVIVVAVPTPIDRNRRPDLTPVVGASTVVGKHLRRGSIVVYESTVYPGVTEEVCGPILERESGLVCGKDFFLGYSPERINPGDKVHTLQTITKIVAGQTPEVADLLGAFYGRVVAAGTHRASSIRVAEAAKVIENTQRDLNIALMNELSHIFAMMGIDTLEVLEAAGTKWNFLPFRPGLVGGHCIGVDPYYLTFKAEELGYHPQVILSGRRINDSMGSYVAQTMIKKMIHCGCTIKGARVGIMGLTFKENCPDLRNTRVIDIVAELREFGCEVVVHDPYADALEARREYGIEMQPWETFRDLDGLIIAVAHDAYKKYRPKDLLSVFRPRENNVVADIKGMLDRDQAKAHGLTVWRL
- a CDS encoding cysteine synthase → MIHHNVLQTLGRTPLVRINRLNPNPGVIIAGKMEVANPGGSIKDRVALAMIEAAEKQGILTRDKIIIEPTSGNTGIGLAMVCAVKGYRLMLLMPESASEERKKILRAYGADIRLTPGHLATDGAIEEAYRLAREEPDTYVLMDQYNNAACIEAHYRGTGQEIWDQTDGQVTHVIACLGTSGTAMGICKRLKELNSTIEVIAVEPYAGHRIQGLKNMQESYPPGIYDKHALDRIIHVDDEDAFAMCRDLARKEGLFVGMSSGAAMAGAVQVARDLTSGLMVCILPDGGDRYLSTPLFTPPAKTGMGLLDTRTQSLVYPAASSRALGLFTFGPSLERVTELEPWRRVVLLDVIRRYTEFKGGQARAVVGIADYDDRTILGARESKVSREAFTRMRMQSVAATARMLGVGEEAVFEPASNHVQTMLGLCEKLLEKGLAYEKLRSVYFDIMRDKEYGDLSCIDLNKLSLGKTVDLTDYVKENPRDFTLFKRATLQDLKEGTCLKTKWGNVRPSWYLQMAGIGVDLLDDIGVCLAGTNQVFPHLENLRSIWAVEHKAGVKAWMVSHGVDRKSDEFSLCDMEECLALGIEPRAIRMWLLASSYHKPLTASRDNLVMWQRNWRHVQDLVVTLWADSFGDHGGVSQEVRQALFDLKQGFGDAFDTDLGLHHFWPELFKFCKMVKQLHAAGGLNRAGALACRDQLESMDKVLGIVDYSGIPLGESAYSEAIRELINKRALARRQKDFKAADALRDEIAAAGFRIVDTRDGVRVYRQDAG